Proteins from one Camelina sativa cultivar DH55 chromosome 8, Cs, whole genome shotgun sequence genomic window:
- the LOC104707382 gene encoding uncharacterized protein At4g10930-like isoform X2 codes for MELDFDASNLVEDEAAEVGQNDMAGIEGERCGICMDIIIDRGVLDCCQHWFCFECIDNWSTIMNLCPLCQREFQLITCVPVYDSGEGSKVDEVSVSGDEDYCIEEETDAVASPSHYIDETHYIDENAVICLDGDLCKIRNTFSYIEGDSNLDTSIACDSCDIWYHAVCVGFDLEVASEDTWVCPRCLSNEKPLEPDISPMETQPDTSPTETRKSLDISERTNSGCSAEAIYSGNFSVTVADEGETALVVSIVKGDECHMESSDTNPSSVQATNDGDPDSSHLKILCGEENTEQVPVKLELKQSLPHDISSRLFSDSDQPCFAAPMENRTEPVEEKDSLLMNDQKNLSTSAISNSDVASVISLKRKHSDFSGDDGNSETKPEISESLNEPKLEEEEDLATVHQESRSPSNNTTVDIFSIVKGTGRRKNLMRSNPADKSSEGENAAGLRVKKIKRTPEDEKESMILVEKLRKEIREAVRNKSMDDITTNQFDPKLLAAFRAAVAGPKTDEAPRKNSALAVKAKKLMLQKGKVRENLTKKIYADLNGKRKSAWHRDCEVEFWKHRCIQTRKPEKIETLKSVLSLLKKKPAGVKTSFSSETPQASNPILSRLYLADTSVFPRNDNLKPLLAPKETGNSQNNAKPTEVSKTIPKISDAKGSSIKPGSKLNLGNRQSDGQPNLTSSNSKEMFENPDGLKKDKRKWALQVLARKKALAGNNSTEEKEGSPELKGSYPLLAQLPADMRPSLATSRHNKVPVAVRQTQLYRLTEHFLKKENLPSVRRSAATELAVADAINIEKAIADKSSSKVVYLNLCSQEILHHSESKVMDNSVEPNSSSPMAVNESELISGKDSDDPAVLQALRAAGLADSPPNSPTRSTEVLPEKGDSSLDKTREAVPYNVLDMNSVPDTDIFGDFEYELDEEDYIGATMATKASVSQPDESLTKVKVVFSTVQPEKCSNQSEVLGNEETTVNEKGTTNGEEDGKSFVPIEPLPEVEAEGEGEGEGEGEVGGVEILSVAECEELYGPGTEKLVEKPLIEGSGDNGVQAKVPDSECESNTHREIIASNFGKTSIQEKKVPKSIQKCNPSEKPSKEEKTSEKPSKEEKTSEKPSKEEKSKADAFSNSVTKKVEAYIKEHIRPLCKSGVINVEQYRWAVTKTTEKVMKYHSKAKSANFLIKEGDKIKKLSEQYVEAASSGAHHKDKCK; via the exons ATGGAGCTCGATTTTGACGCTAGCAACTTGGTTGAAGATGAAGCAGCTGAAGTTGGACAAAAT GATATGGCTGGTATTGAAGGGGAAAGGTGTGGGATTTGTATGGATATAATTATTGATAGAGGCGTTCTTGATTGCTGTCAACACTG gtTCTGCTTTGAGTGCATTGATAATTGGTCTACGATTATGAACCTCTGCCCTCTTTGTCAGAGAGAGTTTCAGTTGATTACATGTGTCCCT GTGTATGATTCAGGTGAAGGCAGCAAGGTCGATGAGGTTTCGGTATCAGG AGATGAAGATTACTGCATTGAGGAGGAGACTGATGCTGTCGCTTCTCCGTCACACTATATTGACGAAACACACTacattgatgaaaat GCAGTTATCTGTTTAGATGGCGATCTTTGCAAGATCCGTAACACCTTCAGTTACATTGAAGGGGATTCCAACCTTGATACATCAATTGCGTGTGATTCTTGTGACATATG GTATCATGCCGTTTGCGTGGGTTTTGACCTGGAAGTTGCATCAGAGGATACATGGGTATGTCCGAG ATGTCTCTCTAATGAAAAACCACTTGAACCTGATATCTCGCCAATGGAGACACAACCTGATACCTCACCAACGGAGACAAGAAAATCCCTGGATATTTCTGAGAGGACAAATAGCGGATGCTCAGCCGAGGCTATTTACTCTGGGAACTTTTCAGTTACAGTCGCTGATGAAGGCGAGACAGCTCTTGTTGTATCAATTGTCAAAGGAGACGAGTGTCATATGGAATCAAGTGATACCAACCCGTCGTCAGTTCAAGCTACAAATGATGGAGACCCAGATAGCTCACATCTGAAAATTCTGTGTGGGGAGGAAAATACAGAGCAGGTCCCAGTAAAATTGGAGCTGAAGCAGTCCTTACCACATGATATATCATCAAGACTATTTTCTGATTCAGATCAACCATGTTTTGCTGCACCCATGGAGAATAGAACAG AACCTGTTGAAGAAAAGGATAGTCTGTTGATGAATGATCAAAAAA ATCTTTCCACTTCAGCCATTTCCAATTCAGATGTTGCTAGCGTTATCAGCTTAAAGAGAAAGCATTCAGATTTCAG TGGAGATGATGGCAATTCAGAAACTAAACCTGAGATTTCCGAATCTCTCAATGAACCCAAActcgaggaagaggaagacttGGCTACCGTTCACCAAGAGAGCAGATCCCCTTCAAACAACACAACTGTTGATATTTTCAGCATTGTTAAAGGAACTGGGCGTAGAAAAAATCTCATGCGTTCAAATCCTGCTGATAAGTCTTCAGAAGGAGAGAATGCTGCTGGTTTGAGGGTAAAAAAGATCAAGAGGACACCGGAGGACGAGAAAGAGTCAATGATTCTGGTTGAGAAACTAAGGAAAGAAATAAGAGAGGCTGTTCGTAACAAATCGATGGATGACATCACAACAAACCAATTCGATCCAAAACTTTTGGCTGCCTTCAGAGCTGCTGTGGCAGGACCCAAAACTGATGAAGCACCTAGAAAAAATTCGGCTCTGGCAGTAAAGGCCAAGAAGTTGATGCTGCAGAAAGGAAAAGTCAGAGAGAATCTCACGAAGAAAATATATGCAGATTTAAATGGGAAGCGGAAAAGTGCATGGCACCGGGACTGTGAAGTTGAGTTTTGGAAGCATCGGTGCATACAAACTAGAAAGCctgaaaaaattgaaactctGAAGTCTGTTCTTAgcctcttgaagaagaaaccagcTGGCGTCAAAACAAGCTTTTCATCTGAAACCCCACAGGCCTCAAATCCTATCCTCTCCAGATTGTATTTAGCAGATACCTCCGTGTTCCCGAGAAATGATAATCTCAAGCCCCTTTTGGCACCGAAAGAAACGGGAAACtcacaaaacaatgcaaaacccACAGAAGTCAGCAAGACCATACCAAAGATTAGTGATGCCAAGGGGAGCAGTATAAAACCTGGATCAAAATTGAACTTGGGAAACAGACAGTCGGATGGGCAACCTAATCTTACATCGAGTAACTCTAAGGAAATGTTTGAGAATCCCGACGGTCTCAAGAAAGACAAAAGGAAATGGGCATTGCAGGTTCTTGCAAGAAAGAAAGCTTTAGCTGGCAACAACTCAACCGAAGAAAAAGAAGGCTCTCCTGAGCTCAAAGGGAGTTATCCATTGTTG GCTCAACTTCCAGCTGATATGAGACCAAGCCTTGCAACCAGTCGCCATAATAAAGTTCCTGTTGCAGTTAGGCAG ACACAATTATATCGCCTGACAGAGCAtttcttaaagaaagaaaaccttCCGTCTGTTCGAAGAAGTGCAGCAACAGAACTAGCCGTTGCTGATGCTATAAATATTGAGAAAGCGATCGCTGATAAATCAAGTAGCAAAGTTGTGTATCTGAATTTATGCTCGCAAGAAATACTGCATCACTCCGAGAGCAAAGTGATGGATAATTCTGTAGAACCAAATTCGTCATCACCAATGGCTGTTAACGAGTCAGAACTTATTAGTGGTAAAGATTCAGATGATCCAGCCGTCCTTCAAGCCCTCAGAGCAGCAGGTCTTGCTGATTCACCACCAAACAGCCCGACCCGTTCAACGGAAGTTCTTCCAGAGAAAGGAGACAGTTCCTTGGACAAGACCAGGGAGGCAGTCCCATATAATGTACTTGACATGAATTCTGTTCCTGATACAGACATCTTTGGGGATTTTGAGTATGAATTGGATGAAGAAGACTATATTGGTGCTACCATGGCTACAAAGGCTTCAGTATCGCAGCCGGATGAAAGTTTGACTAAGGTGAAGGTAGTTTTCTCCACTGTTCAACCGGAAAAGTGTTCGAATCAATCTGAAGTCTTGGGAAACGAAGAAACAACTGTAAACGAGAAGGGGACCACAAATGGCGAAGAAGATGGGAAGAGTTTTGTTCCTATTGAGCCTCTACCCGAGGTTGAGGCCGAGGGTGAGGGAGAAggggaaggagaaggagaagtagGAGGAGTTGAGATCCTTTCTGTTGCTGAATGTGAAGAACTATACGGACCTGGTACAGAGAAACTAGTTGAGAAACCTCTCATTGAAGGATCTGGTGATAATGGTGTTCAAGCTAAAGTACCTGATTCAGAGTGTGAGAGCAACACACACAGGGAGATCATCGCATCAAACTTTGGGAAAACTTCCATACAAGAGAAAAAAGTTCCCAAAAGCATTCAGAAGTGCAATCCAAGCGAAAAGCCttctaaagaagagaaaacaagcGAGAAGCCGtctaaagaagagaaaacaagcGAGAAGCCttctaaagaagagaaaagcaaaGCTGATGCGTTTAGTAACTCTGTCACCAAAAAG GTGGAAGCATACATCAAAGAACATATCAGACCACTGTGCAAGAGCGGAGTGATAAACGTGGAACAATACAGATGGGCAGTGACGAAAACCACAGAGAAAGTGATGAAGTACCATAGCAAAGCCAAGAGTGCCAACTTCTTGATCAAAGAAGGTGACAAGATCAAGAAACTGTCCGAGCAATACGTTGAAGCCGCTTCCTCCGGAGCCCATCACAAGGACAAGTGCAAATGA
- the LOC104707382 gene encoding uncharacterized protein At4g10930-like isoform X1, translating to MSIKLLVLVFSLLIIFTRPKLIADHHLSPSISPFYPSIPPFLPPSPSLRAKSPVVKPSLPFVPALFVFGDSSVDCGTNNFLGTLARADRLPYGRDFDTHQPTGRFCNGRIPVDFLADRLGLPFVPSYLGQTGTVEDMFQGVNYASAGAGIILSSGSELGQRVSFAMQVEQFVDTFQQMILSIGEEVSERLVSNSVFYISIGVNDYIHFYIRNISNVQNLYTPWNFNQFLASNMRQELKTLYNVKVRRIVVMGLPPIGCAPYYLWKYRSQNGECAEEVNSMIMESNFVMRYTVDKLNRELPGASIIYCDVFQSAMDILRNHQLYGFNETTDACCGLGRYKGWFPCISPEMACPDASGHLWWDQFHPTDAVNAILADNKMELDFDASNLVEDEAAEVGQNDMAGIEGERCGICMDIIIDRGVLDCCQHWFCFECIDNWSTIMNLCPLCQREFQLITCVPVYDSGEGSKVDEVSVSGDEDYCIEEETDAVASPSHYIDETHYIDENAVICLDGDLCKIRNTFSYIEGDSNLDTSIACDSCDIWYHAVCVGFDLEVASEDTWVCPRCLSNEKPLEPDISPMETQPDTSPTETRKSLDISERTNSGCSAEAIYSGNFSVTVADEGETALVVSIVKGDECHMESSDTNPSSVQATNDGDPDSSHLKILCGEENTEQVPVKLELKQSLPHDISSRLFSDSDQPCFAAPMENRTEPVEEKDSLLMNDQKNLSTSAISNSDVASVISLKRKHSDFSGDDGNSETKPEISESLNEPKLEEEEDLATVHQESRSPSNNTTVDIFSIVKGTGRRKNLMRSNPADKSSEGENAAGLRVKKIKRTPEDEKESMILVEKLRKEIREAVRNKSMDDITTNQFDPKLLAAFRAAVAGPKTDEAPRKNSALAVKAKKLMLQKGKVRENLTKKIYADLNGKRKSAWHRDCEVEFWKHRCIQTRKPEKIETLKSVLSLLKKKPAGVKTSFSSETPQASNPILSRLYLADTSVFPRNDNLKPLLAPKETGNSQNNAKPTEVSKTIPKISDAKGSSIKPGSKLNLGNRQSDGQPNLTSSNSKEMFENPDGLKKDKRKWALQVLARKKALAGNNSTEEKEGSPELKGSYPLLAQLPADMRPSLATSRHNKVPVAVRQTQLYRLTEHFLKKENLPSVRRSAATELAVADAINIEKAIADKSSSKVVYLNLCSQEILHHSESKVMDNSVEPNSSSPMAVNESELISGKDSDDPAVLQALRAAGLADSPPNSPTRSTEVLPEKGDSSLDKTREAVPYNVLDMNSVPDTDIFGDFEYELDEEDYIGATMATKASVSQPDESLTKVKVVFSTVQPEKCSNQSEVLGNEETTVNEKGTTNGEEDGKSFVPIEPLPEVEAEGEGEGEGEGEVGGVEILSVAECEELYGPGTEKLVEKPLIEGSGDNGVQAKVPDSECESNTHREIIASNFGKTSIQEKKVPKSIQKCNPSEKPSKEEKTSEKPSKEEKTSEKPSKEEKSKADAFSNSVTKKVEAYIKEHIRPLCKSGVINVEQYRWAVTKTTEKVMKYHSKAKSANFLIKEGDKIKKLSEQYVEAASSGAHHKDKCK from the exons ATGTCGATCAAGCTTCTCGTTCTTGTGTTCTCTCTTCTGATAATCTTCACGAGACCCAAATTGATCGCCGATCACCACTTGTCTCCGAGTATCTCGCCGTTCTATCCTTCGATTCCGCCGTTTCTACCTCCGTCGCCGTCGCTCAGAGCCAAATCTCCGGTGGTGAAGCCGTCTTTGCCTTTTGTACCGGCGTTGTTCGTGTTCGGAGATTCCTCTGTTGATTGCGGAACCAATAACTTTCTTGGTACCTTGGCGAGAGCAGATCGTCTTCCTTACGGTAGAGATTTTGATACGCATCAGCCGACGGGGAGGTTTTGCAATGGAAGGATCCCAGTTGATTTTCTAG CTGATCGTCTAGGTTTACCATTCGTTCCTAGCTATCTTGGACAAACTGGGACAGTTGAAGACATGTTTCAAGGTGTAAACTATGCATCAGCTGGTGCTGGAATCATCTTATCTAGTGGATCCGAACTG GGCCAGCGGGTTTCGTTTGCAATGCAGGTTGAGCAGTTCGTTGATACATTCCAGCAGATGATACTCAGTATTGGGGAGGAAGTTTCGGAGCGTTTGGTCTCAAACTCCGTTTTCTACATATCGATTGGAGTGAATGATTACATACATTTCTATATCAGGAACATCTCCAATGTGCAGAATCTCTATACTCCTTGGAATTTTAATCAGTTCTTGGCTTCCAATATGAGACAGGAGCTCAAG aCTTTGTACAATGTCAAGGTGAGGAGGATAGTGGTGATGGGTTTGCCACCCATTGGCTGTGCACCATACTACCTGTGGAAATACAGGAGCCAGAACGGAGAATGTGCAGAAGAAGTGAACAGCATGATCATGGAATCCAACTTTGTCATGAGATACACTGTAGATAAGCTCAACCGTGAGCTTCCTGGCGCTTCCATTATCTACTGCGACGTGTTCCAAAGCGCTATGGACATCCTCAGGAACCACCAACTCTATG GTTTTAATGAGACGACAGATGCGTGTTGTGGATTAGGGAGGTACAAGGGATGGTTTCCGTGCATCTCGCCGGAGATGGCTTGCCCAGACGCCTCAGGTCACCTCTGGTGGGATCAGTTTCATCCAACAGACGCCGTTAACGCCATCCTCGCCGACAAT aAAATGGAGCTCGATTTTGACGCTAGCAACTTGGTTGAAGATGAAGCAGCTGAAGTTGGACAAAAT GATATGGCTGGTATTGAAGGGGAAAGGTGTGGGATTTGTATGGATATAATTATTGATAGAGGCGTTCTTGATTGCTGTCAACACTG gtTCTGCTTTGAGTGCATTGATAATTGGTCTACGATTATGAACCTCTGCCCTCTTTGTCAGAGAGAGTTTCAGTTGATTACATGTGTCCCT GTGTATGATTCAGGTGAAGGCAGCAAGGTCGATGAGGTTTCGGTATCAGG AGATGAAGATTACTGCATTGAGGAGGAGACTGATGCTGTCGCTTCTCCGTCACACTATATTGACGAAACACACTacattgatgaaaat GCAGTTATCTGTTTAGATGGCGATCTTTGCAAGATCCGTAACACCTTCAGTTACATTGAAGGGGATTCCAACCTTGATACATCAATTGCGTGTGATTCTTGTGACATATG GTATCATGCCGTTTGCGTGGGTTTTGACCTGGAAGTTGCATCAGAGGATACATGGGTATGTCCGAG ATGTCTCTCTAATGAAAAACCACTTGAACCTGATATCTCGCCAATGGAGACACAACCTGATACCTCACCAACGGAGACAAGAAAATCCCTGGATATTTCTGAGAGGACAAATAGCGGATGCTCAGCCGAGGCTATTTACTCTGGGAACTTTTCAGTTACAGTCGCTGATGAAGGCGAGACAGCTCTTGTTGTATCAATTGTCAAAGGAGACGAGTGTCATATGGAATCAAGTGATACCAACCCGTCGTCAGTTCAAGCTACAAATGATGGAGACCCAGATAGCTCACATCTGAAAATTCTGTGTGGGGAGGAAAATACAGAGCAGGTCCCAGTAAAATTGGAGCTGAAGCAGTCCTTACCACATGATATATCATCAAGACTATTTTCTGATTCAGATCAACCATGTTTTGCTGCACCCATGGAGAATAGAACAG AACCTGTTGAAGAAAAGGATAGTCTGTTGATGAATGATCAAAAAA ATCTTTCCACTTCAGCCATTTCCAATTCAGATGTTGCTAGCGTTATCAGCTTAAAGAGAAAGCATTCAGATTTCAG TGGAGATGATGGCAATTCAGAAACTAAACCTGAGATTTCCGAATCTCTCAATGAACCCAAActcgaggaagaggaagacttGGCTACCGTTCACCAAGAGAGCAGATCCCCTTCAAACAACACAACTGTTGATATTTTCAGCATTGTTAAAGGAACTGGGCGTAGAAAAAATCTCATGCGTTCAAATCCTGCTGATAAGTCTTCAGAAGGAGAGAATGCTGCTGGTTTGAGGGTAAAAAAGATCAAGAGGACACCGGAGGACGAGAAAGAGTCAATGATTCTGGTTGAGAAACTAAGGAAAGAAATAAGAGAGGCTGTTCGTAACAAATCGATGGATGACATCACAACAAACCAATTCGATCCAAAACTTTTGGCTGCCTTCAGAGCTGCTGTGGCAGGACCCAAAACTGATGAAGCACCTAGAAAAAATTCGGCTCTGGCAGTAAAGGCCAAGAAGTTGATGCTGCAGAAAGGAAAAGTCAGAGAGAATCTCACGAAGAAAATATATGCAGATTTAAATGGGAAGCGGAAAAGTGCATGGCACCGGGACTGTGAAGTTGAGTTTTGGAAGCATCGGTGCATACAAACTAGAAAGCctgaaaaaattgaaactctGAAGTCTGTTCTTAgcctcttgaagaagaaaccagcTGGCGTCAAAACAAGCTTTTCATCTGAAACCCCACAGGCCTCAAATCCTATCCTCTCCAGATTGTATTTAGCAGATACCTCCGTGTTCCCGAGAAATGATAATCTCAAGCCCCTTTTGGCACCGAAAGAAACGGGAAACtcacaaaacaatgcaaaacccACAGAAGTCAGCAAGACCATACCAAAGATTAGTGATGCCAAGGGGAGCAGTATAAAACCTGGATCAAAATTGAACTTGGGAAACAGACAGTCGGATGGGCAACCTAATCTTACATCGAGTAACTCTAAGGAAATGTTTGAGAATCCCGACGGTCTCAAGAAAGACAAAAGGAAATGGGCATTGCAGGTTCTTGCAAGAAAGAAAGCTTTAGCTGGCAACAACTCAACCGAAGAAAAAGAAGGCTCTCCTGAGCTCAAAGGGAGTTATCCATTGTTG GCTCAACTTCCAGCTGATATGAGACCAAGCCTTGCAACCAGTCGCCATAATAAAGTTCCTGTTGCAGTTAGGCAG ACACAATTATATCGCCTGACAGAGCAtttcttaaagaaagaaaaccttCCGTCTGTTCGAAGAAGTGCAGCAACAGAACTAGCCGTTGCTGATGCTATAAATATTGAGAAAGCGATCGCTGATAAATCAAGTAGCAAAGTTGTGTATCTGAATTTATGCTCGCAAGAAATACTGCATCACTCCGAGAGCAAAGTGATGGATAATTCTGTAGAACCAAATTCGTCATCACCAATGGCTGTTAACGAGTCAGAACTTATTAGTGGTAAAGATTCAGATGATCCAGCCGTCCTTCAAGCCCTCAGAGCAGCAGGTCTTGCTGATTCACCACCAAACAGCCCGACCCGTTCAACGGAAGTTCTTCCAGAGAAAGGAGACAGTTCCTTGGACAAGACCAGGGAGGCAGTCCCATATAATGTACTTGACATGAATTCTGTTCCTGATACAGACATCTTTGGGGATTTTGAGTATGAATTGGATGAAGAAGACTATATTGGTGCTACCATGGCTACAAAGGCTTCAGTATCGCAGCCGGATGAAAGTTTGACTAAGGTGAAGGTAGTTTTCTCCACTGTTCAACCGGAAAAGTGTTCGAATCAATCTGAAGTCTTGGGAAACGAAGAAACAACTGTAAACGAGAAGGGGACCACAAATGGCGAAGAAGATGGGAAGAGTTTTGTTCCTATTGAGCCTCTACCCGAGGTTGAGGCCGAGGGTGAGGGAGAAggggaaggagaaggagaagtagGAGGAGTTGAGATCCTTTCTGTTGCTGAATGTGAAGAACTATACGGACCTGGTACAGAGAAACTAGTTGAGAAACCTCTCATTGAAGGATCTGGTGATAATGGTGTTCAAGCTAAAGTACCTGATTCAGAGTGTGAGAGCAACACACACAGGGAGATCATCGCATCAAACTTTGGGAAAACTTCCATACAAGAGAAAAAAGTTCCCAAAAGCATTCAGAAGTGCAATCCAAGCGAAAAGCCttctaaagaagagaaaacaagcGAGAAGCCGtctaaagaagagaaaacaagcGAGAAGCCttctaaagaagagaaaagcaaaGCTGATGCGTTTAGTAACTCTGTCACCAAAAAG GTGGAAGCATACATCAAAGAACATATCAGACCACTGTGCAAGAGCGGAGTGATAAACGTGGAACAATACAGATGGGCAGTGACGAAAACCACAGAGAAAGTGATGAAGTACCATAGCAAAGCCAAGAGTGCCAACTTCTTGATCAAAGAAGGTGACAAGATCAAGAAACTGTCCGAGCAATACGTTGAAGCCGCTTCCTCCGGAGCCCATCACAAGGACAAGTGCAAATGA
- the LOC104707382 gene encoding GDSL esterase/lipase At5g08460-like isoform X3, translating to MSIKLLVLVFSLLIIFTRPKLIADHHLSPSISPFYPSIPPFLPPSPSLRAKSPVVKPSLPFVPALFVFGDSSVDCGTNNFLGTLARADRLPYGRDFDTHQPTGRFCNGRIPVDFLADRLGLPFVPSYLGQTGTVEDMFQGVNYASAGAGIILSSGSELGQRVSFAMQVEQFVDTFQQMILSIGEEVSERLVSNSVFYISIGVNDYIHFYIRNISNVQNLYTPWNFNQFLASNMRQELKTLYNVKVRRIVVMGLPPIGCAPYYLWKYRSQNGECAEEVNSMIMESNFVMRYTVDKLNRELPGASIIYCDVFQSAMDILRNHQLYGFNETTDACCGLGRYKGWFPCISPEMACPDASGHLWWDQFHPTDAVNAILADNKMELDFDASNLVEDEAAEVGQNDMAGIEGERCGICMDIIIDRGVLDCCQHWFCFECIDNWSTIMNLCPLCQREFQLITCVPVYDSGEGSKVDEVSVSGDEDYCIEEETDAVASPSHYIDETHYIDENLSV from the exons ATGTCGATCAAGCTTCTCGTTCTTGTGTTCTCTCTTCTGATAATCTTCACGAGACCCAAATTGATCGCCGATCACCACTTGTCTCCGAGTATCTCGCCGTTCTATCCTTCGATTCCGCCGTTTCTACCTCCGTCGCCGTCGCTCAGAGCCAAATCTCCGGTGGTGAAGCCGTCTTTGCCTTTTGTACCGGCGTTGTTCGTGTTCGGAGATTCCTCTGTTGATTGCGGAACCAATAACTTTCTTGGTACCTTGGCGAGAGCAGATCGTCTTCCTTACGGTAGAGATTTTGATACGCATCAGCCGACGGGGAGGTTTTGCAATGGAAGGATCCCAGTTGATTTTCTAG CTGATCGTCTAGGTTTACCATTCGTTCCTAGCTATCTTGGACAAACTGGGACAGTTGAAGACATGTTTCAAGGTGTAAACTATGCATCAGCTGGTGCTGGAATCATCTTATCTAGTGGATCCGAACTG GGCCAGCGGGTTTCGTTTGCAATGCAGGTTGAGCAGTTCGTTGATACATTCCAGCAGATGATACTCAGTATTGGGGAGGAAGTTTCGGAGCGTTTGGTCTCAAACTCCGTTTTCTACATATCGATTGGAGTGAATGATTACATACATTTCTATATCAGGAACATCTCCAATGTGCAGAATCTCTATACTCCTTGGAATTTTAATCAGTTCTTGGCTTCCAATATGAGACAGGAGCTCAAG aCTTTGTACAATGTCAAGGTGAGGAGGATAGTGGTGATGGGTTTGCCACCCATTGGCTGTGCACCATACTACCTGTGGAAATACAGGAGCCAGAACGGAGAATGTGCAGAAGAAGTGAACAGCATGATCATGGAATCCAACTTTGTCATGAGATACACTGTAGATAAGCTCAACCGTGAGCTTCCTGGCGCTTCCATTATCTACTGCGACGTGTTCCAAAGCGCTATGGACATCCTCAGGAACCACCAACTCTATG GTTTTAATGAGACGACAGATGCGTGTTGTGGATTAGGGAGGTACAAGGGATGGTTTCCGTGCATCTCGCCGGAGATGGCTTGCCCAGACGCCTCAGGTCACCTCTGGTGGGATCAGTTTCATCCAACAGACGCCGTTAACGCCATCCTCGCCGACAAT aAAATGGAGCTCGATTTTGACGCTAGCAACTTGGTTGAAGATGAAGCAGCTGAAGTTGGACAAAAT GATATGGCTGGTATTGAAGGGGAAAGGTGTGGGATTTGTATGGATATAATTATTGATAGAGGCGTTCTTGATTGCTGTCAACACTG gtTCTGCTTTGAGTGCATTGATAATTGGTCTACGATTATGAACCTCTGCCCTCTTTGTCAGAGAGAGTTTCAGTTGATTACATGTGTCCCT GTGTATGATTCAGGTGAAGGCAGCAAGGTCGATGAGGTTTCGGTATCAGG AGATGAAGATTACTGCATTGAGGAGGAGACTGATGCTGTCGCTTCTCCGTCACACTATATTGACGAAACACACTacattgatgaaaat TTATCTGTTTAG
- the LOC104707381 gene encoding GDSL esterase/lipase At4g10955-like: MMLCERDDFSLTGPLHLTSIDWANEHHRRSVAASLVQGIYVAERDRQLQRIATDLALSPIWSEFFHFRLLRKLVDDADNSIFGGIYEYKPPQPPSQTVKSMEMSPRFVIAFRGTVTKADSISRDIELDIHVVRNGLHTTTRFEIAIQAVRNIVASVGSGSNVWLAGHSLGASMALLTGKTTARTGVFPECFAFNPPFLSAPIERIKDKRIKHGIRIAGSVITAGLALAKKATQQYDQNHCALPAPPDPFATLSDWFPRLYVNPGDHLCSEYIGYFEHRNKMEEIGIGFVERVATQHSLGGMLLGGQEPIHLMPSSVLTVNLSPSRDFKQAHGIHQWWGEDQKFETKVYQYN; encoded by the exons atGATGCTTTGTGAGAGAGATGACTTCAGTCTCACTGGGCCATTACACCTAACATCTATAGATTG GGCTAATGAACATCATCGACGATCTGTAGCTGCTTCATTGGTTCAAGGAATCTATGTAGCTGAGCGTGACCGTCAGCTACAAAGGATAGCAACCGATTTAGCTCTATCTCCAATATGGTCTGAGTTTTTCCATTTCCGCCTTCTTCGTAAGCTTGTGGATGATGCTGATAACTCCATTTTCGGAGGTATCTATGAGTATAAACCACCGCAACCTCCCTCTCAGACTGTCAAATCCATGGAAATGAGTCCGCGTTTTGTGATTGCCTTCAGAGGAACAGTTACAAAAGCGGACTCTATTTCCCGTGACATCGAGTTAGACATTCATGTTGTCAGAAACGGGCTTCACACGACGACAAGGTTTGAGATAGCTATCCAAGCAGTGAGAAATATAGTTGCTTCGGTTGGTAGTGGTTCGAATGTGTGGCTTGCTGGTCATTCTCTTGGTGCATCCATGGCATTGCTTACCGGGAAAACAACAGCTAGAACCGGAGTTTTTCCTGAGTGTTTCGCTTTCAATCCACCGTTTTTGTCAGCCCCTATCGAAAGAATCAAGGATAAGAGGATCAAACACGGGATACGCATCGCAG GCAGTGTGATCACAGCTGGACTAGCTCTAGCCAAAAAAGCCACTCAGCAATACGACCAAAACCACTGTGCATTACCCGCACCACCCGACCCATTTGCAACCTTATCTGACTGGTTCCCGCGGCTGTACGTCAACCCTGGAGACCACTTGTGCTCAGAGTACATCGGTTACTTCGAGCACCGGAACAAGATGGAAGAAATAGGAATCGGGTTTGTTGAGCGGGTAGCTACGCAGCACTCGTTGGGAGGTATGCTGTTAGGAGGACAAGAGCCAATACATCTGATGCCGTCTTCGGTTTTAACTGTGAACTTAAGTCCGtcaagagactttaaacaagctcatgGGATTCATCAGTGGTGGGGAGAAGATCAGAAGTTTGAAACCAAAGTTTACCAATACAATTGA